Proteins encoded by one window of Haematobia irritans isolate KBUSLIRL chromosome 2, ASM5000362v1, whole genome shotgun sequence:
- the LOC142225573 gene encoding uncharacterized protein LOC142225573, protein MVKAKRYNPENRKGKQKIVCRVCLKDHPLRFCEKFLAMDYMERMRIVSIYRHCAGCLAHDHTWRTCKSEGRCKKCGDMHHTMLHKPGPRSSGGKVRSVIKRLGPRSSKPKSEHGPSSSNSSSEKGPSSSNDSREKGPRSSCSSSSGKPMSSSSSMRNRQTAALVIKNDSGTEKSHRSQNASQDMVPYRSRYETKNRVRDQQIEEPSPMYTIKETVMLRPTAVVKIVRGDRYIYERAIIDPGADTTIIDESLVRRMGQKAIRVGNEYKCYLQLRGRYGMSNTVETYARVRQKYSILTPKKSVDIRIVDEYPGLQLADPLFYLAGNVHLSLGGDLYSKIIRNGVSGGTFGKPIAQFTIFGFIISGACSN, encoded by the coding sequence ATGGTCAAGGCAAAGAGATATAATCCCGAGAATCGCAAAGGCAAACAAAAGATTGTGTGTCGGGTTTGCTTGAAGGATCATCCACTTcggttttgtgagaaatttttggcTATGGACTACATGGAACGGATGAGAATCGTGTCGATATATAGGCATTGTGCGGGTTGTTTGGCTCACGACCATACGTGGCGCACCTGTAAAAGTGAAGGACGTTGCAAGAAATGCGGTGATATGCATCATACTATGCTCCATAAGCCAGGACCACGTTCGTCCGGTGGCAAGGTGCGAAGCGTTATCAAAAGGTTAGGACCTCGTTCGTCTAAACCGAAATCGGAGCATGGACCCAGTTCGTCCAATAGCTCCTCTGAGAAAGGACCCAGTTCGTCCAATGATTCCCGAGAGAAGGGACCTCGTTCGTCCTGTTCCTCTTCGTCGGGTAAACCTATGTCATCCTCAAGTAGCATGAGGAATCGACAAACAGCTGCTCTAGTTATTAAAAACGACAGTGGTACTGAGAAATCTCATCGTAGTCAAAATGCATCACAGGATATGGTTCCTTACAGATCTAGATATGAGACTAAGAATCGGGTACGTGATCAGCAAATTGAAGAGCCGTCGCCAATGTATACGATTAAAGAGACTGTAATGCTCCGGCCAACCGCGGTTGTAAAGATAGTGCGTGGCGATCGATATATCTATGAAAGAGCTATTATAGATCCTGGGGCAGATACCACGATTATAGACGAGTCGTTGGTGCGAAGGATGGGCCAGAAAGCTATTCGAGTCGGCAATGAATATAAATGCTACTTACAGCTGCGAGGACGGTATGGCATGAGTAACACAGTAGAAACCTATGCCCGAGTTCGTCAGAAATATTCCATATTGACGCCAAAGAAGTCTGTGGATATCCGTATCGTCGATGAATATCCTGGATTGCAACTAGCAGATCCTCTGTTTTACTTAGCTGGAAATGTACATCTCTCCCTAGGGGGAGACTTATACTCTAAGATCATACGTAATGGTGTTAGTGGAGGCACCTTTGGGAAGCCTATTGCACAGTTTACAATTTTTGGATTCATCATCTCCGGTGCCTGTTCAAATTAG